TAGGCAGTGGAGGTGGAAGTGTCAGCAGCCAGAGGATCAAGATCGTTCTTCTTGGCGAGCAAAACACGGGGAAAACGTCTATTGTGACGCGTTTTGTGTATGACCACTTCGTACCGGCTTATGCTGCCACCATAGGTATTGACTTCCTTTCCAAAGTCGTTACCGTCAATGGCAAGACCATGCGTTTGCAGTTGTGGGACACTGCCGGCCAGGAGCGCTTCCGTACGCTGATGCCTAGCTACATTCGCGACTCTAGCGCCGCCATTGTCGTCTACGACATCACTAGCCGCGAGTCCTTTGACAAGGTGGGCGACTGGATCAAGGACATTAAGGAGTTGCGTGGTGACAAGGCGGTCATCGTACTAGTTGGTAACAAGACCGACCTGCTCGACAAGAGGAAGGTATCCTACGACGAGGGTGAAGAGCAGGCTAAGAAGTTTGGATGCCTGTTCTGCGAGACCAGTGCCAAGAATGGCGACAACATCAACGATCTATTCAACCCGATAGCTACTGAGCTTCTCAAGAACATGGAACCGGTGCCCGTGAATGACAAACGTAAGTTTTTTGCACCTTGGCACATGTTGCACGTACGATCTACGCATCGATTGATCCTTCGGCAACCCATGTAGTGTGTACGATTGTGATTGTCGGTCTCGTTGGGCCGCCTCTGCGATGTTACATATTTATACACCCGAACCTTTAACAATTATGCAGTCGTTGACATCGACTTGAAGGCCAGCAACGAGGAGGCTCCCAACAATTGCGCCGACCGTACCAAGAACACCTACCTGACCATTACGAAGAGGTGTACCGGCTGAAGTACCGAAATTTCGCGCCGTCATATGACGGTCTAAATTCTGAAATCGTAGATGCTTTTTCGTTTGTTGTACACCGCCGTCTTGGTTGCGCGTTGGAGCGTGTTTGCTTCGGCCGGTGCGGTCGCGCGGCCGTCCCGCGCCTTCATTTTGGCAGCAGGCCGTGATCTTCCACCCTGTACAAGGTTGAGACACCGTCAAGGAGGCGCATCATTCGGTGGCGTGGCGGTTAGGAAGGCTGAACGCCCTTTTGAAATACGTTCTTTGAATAGCGATACCGCCTCCATCTTGGACAGGAGTTCGAATGCGTTGTACGAGACGCTTTCCCAAGGCAGCTATGCCTCTCCCGTTGAGTGTCTGGCAGCATCGGCTGCATATGTGTTGCCTTTGATGGACGCGGTGGAGGTAGGTCGTTGCATGTAAGCTTATCATCTGCCATTAGAATTTTGGGGGGGTTGTTAAACCGCACGTTCCTCCTTTGGCGCAAGATGCTCTACAGGGTATTCACCGATTATCGCAATTCTACACACAAGTGCCTTTTCTTTCCTACACGATGTCGACACTGATCTACTCCAGCTTAGTGAAGAAGAACCAGTTGAATACGTCGTACTTTGTTCGTTACCACTTCCTCCAGGTATTTGAATAATGAGTTAACGCTAACTTTCTTCAGTCTCTAATTTTATCGTCTTTCCAAAATGCGCTTGCTATGTTTTACTTCAAGCTGCTTCCCATAGACGCCTCGTCGCAGGACTTCGTATCCGTTGTTTGTATGATGTCCGCAGTGATGAGCTCATTTGGAGCCGTGTTCTACTGCGTTTTCCATGCGATAATTGGACGTTTCGCTGCGCTTCCCATAATTTCGGATGCCGTGCAGCTGCACATCGGAGAGATACCCTCTAACGAGATTTTGAAGAGGCGCACCACAGATACGGATTCGGCTATTGCAATGCGCTGAATATGCATAAATGCGGTGCTACGCGACAAGGTACAGCGCAGCTGCGTATGTGTTGATTGTGGAAACCATACGTAACCTATAATGCTTCTTAACCACCTGAACAACAAGCATCAATATATCTAAAACCGATTTTGAATTAAGCCGTATACTGTTGGGTAACTGTGGAATGCGTCGCACCAACGCGGTGGAAACAAACTGCATACTCGTACCTAGGCTTTTTTGTGAGTTGGCAATAAGACCAACATGCGACGTGATATCCGCCAGTAACACAATTCGGCGCGTTATTACGCTGTAGTAATCGGTTGCAGAAGCGTCATAATTTCGGCAGTTGACTTTATTTTGACAATGTCGCCGCCTTCGGGTCTGTTTGCCGCATCGTCACCGTTTTCGTCGCCTTCGAAGGCGAAGTGCATTACATTTGCGACTTTACCCAGAATAGTCTGTACGACAGTCGCATCCGATTCCATATGCAGCAGTGGTTGAAGTTGCCTAGTCATGGATGCACGCCCAGCGCTTGTGGTGGAGAAGAGCACCCTCTGCGATGACGTAAAAAACTAAGAGTGTCCGGGACTCACATGTTTTAACAGCTGTTCTCCAAAACTACCGGCCATTTCCATGGCATCCAGTACAGTTGCGATAGTCTCTTGATTAGGCACCTGTCGCATATTGTGGGCATTGTAAAGTTGAATCGCCTAACCTGCACGAACAGGTAGAGCTGGAACTTGGTGCCTAAGGGTATTAGTGGTGCTAGGTGCTCTTGAATGATTTCATAGGTCCCCTTCTTAAATACAAGCTGCATGATATAGTGCGCCTCCACATGTGAGCCTACGTCGTTTATAAATATCGACAGCGACGGTTTTAAAACGGTCCTGTATGGCGGTTGCATAATCTGTGTAATACTGTCGCACCTTTTCTCTTCAGTCTCGACTGGCGGTGCCCTTCTCGTGCGCCATAATTGTGAAGGTCTGAAATAGAGCGCACAAAATGCTAATAGCAGAGACGTTATGCCTGCGTACGAATGTATTGTTATATTGGGGTGATTTGTGCACGTTTTCTGTGGCCTACTGTAGCGTACCGAAGAGTATTGTGGCAAAAACTATGCCTTGGTCAAATGCCGCATCTGCTGC
This genomic stretch from Babesia bigemina genome assembly Bbig001, chromosome : III harbors:
- a CDS encoding Ras family protein, putative, whose amino-acid sequence is MAAESGSAIGSGGGSVSSQRIKIVLLGEQNTGKTSIVTRFVYDHFVPAYAATIGIDFLSKVVTVNGKTMRLQLWDTAGQERFRTLMPSYIRDSSAAIVVYDITSRESFDKVGDWIKDIKELRGDKAVIVLVGNKTDLLDKRKVSYDEGEEQAKKFGCLFCETSAKNGDNINDLFNPIATELLKNMEPVPVNDKLVDIDLKASNEEAPNNCADRTKNTYLTITKRCTG